From the Methanobacterium sp. BAmetb5 genome, the window ACCCAAGGAACACGATTACACCCGGACCAGTAACCCCACCCGGAACGTGCTGGAAGACACCATTGCCGCACTGGAAGGAGGTAACGCCGGTTTTGCATTTTCCAGTGGAATGTCAGCAGTGGCTACCGCCATACACCTTTTAAGTGCAGGTGACCATGTGATAAGCTGTGATGATCTTTACGGTGGTTCACACCGATTGTTTGAACAGATAATGACCCGTTTTGGAATTGAATTTACATTTATACGACTAAATGATGAAGAAAAAATCCAGGATGCAGTAAAACCCAACACCAGAATGATATGGGTGGAAACACCTTCCAACCCCCTCCTGAATATAACCGATCTGGAAATGGTTTCCAGGATTGCCCGTGAAAACCAGCTGCTTAGTGTGGCCGACAACACATTCGCCAGTCCTTACTTCCTGAAGCCAATCAATTTCGGCATGGACCTGGTGCTCCATTCCACCACCAAATATCTCAATGGTCACAGTGATGTGATTGGTGGGGCCATTGTAACTACCACCGATAAACTGGCGGAAGATGTGCATTATCTCCTTAATGGAATGGGCACCAACGCTGCCCCCTTTGATTCCTGGCTGGTTCTCCGTGGTATAAAAACCTTACCCCTACGGATGGAAAGACACGCCAGTAATGCCCTGGCCATAGCTGAGTATTTAGAGGATCACCCCCAGGTTAAAGAGGTTTACTACCCCGGTTTAACCGACCATCCCGGTCATGAAATAGCCCGGAAACAGATGACCGGATACGGGGGAGTGGTTTCATTTAAACTCAAATCAGATGTGGGAACCTTTTTACATGGACTGGAATTATTTTCACTGGCTGAATCCCTGGGAGGGGCTGATTCCTTAGTGGAACATGCCGCCACCATGAGCCATGCCTCCATGACCCCGGAAGCCCGGAAAAAGGCAGGAATAACTGAGGACCTCATACGTCTATCAGTGGGTCTGGAAGATGTGGATGATTTAATTGAAGACTTGGATCAGGGTTTTAAAGCTCGATCACCTTCAACTAAATAATTTAAAAATTTTGAGGTGTTTAAAATGTGTAAATGAAATAGCCATCTTGGAAAAAGTTAGAAAAGGAATAAAAAAGAATTTAATTAAATCAAGGAAAAATTCATGCAAATCGGCCCGGTTAGGGCTGGTGGTTAAAATGAAAATAAACATTAAAGGCCAAGAAACCAAGGATTTAAAAATTAACTCGTCTTCGGTTAAAGAGGTTCTCCATGAGCTGGAGATAAATTCTACGGAAGTAGTGGTTAAAAAGGATGGTATCATCATCCATGAAGACCAGCTCTTAACCAATGAGGATGAGATAACCGTTATAAAGGTAGTCTTCGGCGGTTAAAAAAATAAATAAAATGGGGATATGAAATGCTTACAGATAGTGAAATTAAACGATACGCACGCCAAACTATGATTTTTGGTGAAGAAGGACAGGAAAAACTTAAAAACTCAAAAGTATTCATTGCTGGTGCTGGAGGTCTGGGTTCTCCCATATCCATATATCTGGCAGTGGCGGGAGTGGGAAATATAACCATGGTTGATCATGATATCGTGGAGTTGAGCAACCTCAATCGACAGATATTACATGGAGATACCGATATAAATCGCAAGAAAACAGAATCAGCAGAAGAAACACTTACCAACCTAAATTCAGATATTAATGTTAACATAATAACAGAAACCATCACTGATGAAAATGTTCTAGACCTTGTGGGAGATTCAGATCTCATAATTGATGCCATGGACAACTTTGACACCCGCCACACCCTCAATAAAGCTGCCTTCGAGTTGAATATTCCCTATTTCCACGGGGCAGTTAGTGGATTTGATGGTCAGGCCACCACCATAATACCCGGTAAAACAGCATGTTTAAACTGCATATTCCCTCAAAGTCCACCTAAATCTGTTTTCCCAATTATAGGACTTACACCAGGATTAATAGGTGTGATCCAAGCTACTGAAGTGGTCAAATATATTACAGGAGAGGGAAAACTACTGGAAAATGAGATACTTCTGTGGGATGGTTTGAAGTCTGAGGTAGAAAAAGTTAAAACCAATAAAAGGCCAGATTGTGAAGTATGTGGCCATTAGGTCAGAGAACTTGACTACTATATTTTTTAATTTTTAGGAGTTTTTAGATGCTGGAGAAATTAATTATAGTCCGTTACGGGGAAATTGGGGTCAAAAGCCCCAAAGTAAGAGGAAGATTCGAAAGAAGACTTATTGAGAATATTAAAACAGTTATTGGAGATAAAATAGAAATTAAACAGGGAAGAATCTTCATTTATCCTCAGGATCTAAACAAAACCCTGGAATCTCTTCAGAAAATTGTGGGAATAGTTTCATTCAGCCCTGCAGTTGTTACCCATACTGATCACGATTCTATAAAAGAGTTGATTGAGGCCTACATTACAGAACTGGTAACTGATGGATCATTTTCATCAAAGGATTCCTTTGCTGTAAGGTGTAGGCGTGTTGGAAATCATGACTTTACAAGTCAAGAAATGGCGGCCTATGCTGGTTCAGTGGTTCATGGAATAACAGAATCCAAGGTTAACCTTTCAAATCCAGATTTTAAATTGTTTGTAGAGGTAAGGGGAGATAAAACTTACGTCTACCATGAAAAAATACAGGGACTGGGTGGCCTTCCTCTGGGAACGCAGGGCAAAGTTATAGCATTGGTATCAGGGGGAATAGATTCACCAGTTGCTACCTTCTTGATGATGAAACGTGGCTGTAGTGTTACCATGGTCAATTTTAACAATCATCCCTTCACTTCGGGCTCCAGTGAAAAAATCCTGAAAATGCATAAAAAACTGAAAGAATACTCTGTTGGCTCAAAACTGAAATTGTACCAGGTAGACTACGGGGAATATCTACAGAAATGTAAGGAAGAAGCTCCAGAAAGGATGACCTGTGTACTGTGTAAGAGTGGAATGTACCAGATAGCTGAAAAAATTGCCCGAAAAGAAGGGGCACTGGCCATTGTTGACGGAAGTAGTTTGGGTCAGGTTGCATCACAAACATTACCTAACATCCTGGCCACACGTTATTCCACTTCCATGCCAGTTTTAAGTCCACTCATAGGCCTGGACAAGGTGGAGATCGAGAACATCGGTAAGAAGATCGGTACCTTTGACATCTCCATACTTCCTGACGGTGGATGTTCAGCCGCACCGAAACATCCTGAAACCAATGCTGTATTACCTCTGGTACTAGAGACATTAGAGAAGATAGATGCAGAAAATGAGTTTGATAAAGCCATTGACGGAATTAAATTACTGAAAAAGTAATCAGATATTTGATGGCTTTTCAGATCTATCCTAAAATTTCAGGATTAATATTTTTATTTTAATTTCAACTGGGCGCAATTTTTATATGTAACTATAGTTATATAACAATTGTTAAAGCAGGGTTTTATAGAAGTTCCCACTTCCGTAGGGAGTTTTAAAGTGAAAATTAAAACCAGGAGGAAGCAAAATGGAAATATTTTCGAACATTTCAGAAAAGGATGTGACCAAAGCAATTGTATCCGAATTTGCAGAAGAATTCATTGATTACATTGAAAGTGACGTTATCATCATTGGTGCCGGTCCAAGTGGCCTTATAGCCGCACGTAGGCTTGCACAACAGGGTGTTAAAACTCTGATAATCGAAAGTAACAACTACCTTGGAGGCGGGTTCTGGATTGGGGGCTACCTCATGAACAAGCTAACTGTCAGGGAACCAGGAGAGCGGATCTTAGATGAGATTGGAGTTCCCTATAAAAAGGTTCAGGATGGTTTATTTGTTGCCGATGGCCCCCATGCCTGTTCCAAACTCATTGCCAGCGCAATGGATGCCGGTGCCAAGGTGATTAACATGACCAAATTCGATGATGTGGTTATCAGGGATGGTAAAGTTGCTGGAGTGGTTATAAACTGGACACCAGTATCTGCACTGCCACGGGCAATTACCTGTGTTGATCCAGTGGCTTTAGAATCAAAGATAGTTATTGACGCTACAGGACACGACGCCGTGGTTGTTAAATCATTGGAAGAAAGGGGAACCGTGAATACAGCTGGTTTCCAGGGAATGTGGGTGGAAAAATCAGAGGATGCCATTGTGGAAAACACCAAAGAGGTTTACCCTGGACTCCTGGTAACGGGAATGGCAGTGGCCACCACCTACGGAAGTCCCCGTATGGGACCCACCTTTGGAGGAATGCTTCTTTCTGGTGAAAGAGTGGCTGAGGTGGCCATTGAAAAATTGAAAAAAGATTTGGTAACTGCAGCAGGTGAGAAAGGGGAAGTAAAAGGGTCTAAATAACGACCCATCCCCTATCCACCCAGTTATCTTCGTGATTAACCATGATAACCGACAGATTAACCATGAACAACACAAATAAAACAGAATCCGGTCAAATTGTTGCGGTATGTACCAGTCCCCAAAAGCAGACCCGTAAAATTAACATCCAGGAAGGTGTGGTTAAAGAGAATCATGGACTGATGGGTGATGCTCATAGCAGCTCCCTAACTCACCGACAGGTTAGTCTCCTGGCCCAGGAGAGTATTGATAAGATGAAGGACCTGGGGCTGGATGTGCATCCCGGTGATTTTGCCGAAAACATCACCACCATTGGCATAGAACTGGTCACCATTCCCCTTGGTAGCCGGATCCAGGTGGGGAATGAAACCATACTGGAAGTTACCCAGATCGGTAAAAAATGCCACAACCGCTGTGCCATCTACCAACAGGCAGGGGACTGTATAATGCCCAGGGAAGGTATCTTCGCCCGGGCTATCACTGGAGGAAAGGTTAAAACTGGAGATAAAATCAGGATCCTTTGAATTTTCTACTACTTGAAATTTCAATACATTAAAATCTAAATAAACATTCCCCCCATCCTATTTAATCCTATTTCTACCTTATCTTTTTAATCCCTATGGGCTTATTAAAAAATTTTAATACACTTTAATGTGTATTGTAAGTAAATAAACGATTAATCTTTGTAAAAAAGAAATTATAATCAAAAAAAAATATATCTAGCGTGAATAAAGGAGAATTAATAATGTTACATGGAACTGAAGTACTGAAAAAGGGCTTCGCCAAAATGACTAAAGGCGGAGTGATTATGGATGTTGTTAACGCTGAACAGGCAGCTATTGCTGAGGATGCTGGTGCAGTATCAGTTATGGCTCTGGAAAAGGTCCCCGCTGATATCCGGGCTGCCGGTGGAGTGGCCCGGATGGCCGATCCCTCCAAGGTCCTGGAGATAATCGATGCCGTGAGTATCCCGGTGATGGCCAAGGCCAGAATCGGCCACTTTGTAGAGGCCCAGGTCCTGGAAACCCTGGGAGTGGACATGATCGATGAGAGCGAAGTCCTAACTCCTGCCGATGAAAAATACCATATAAACAAAAAGTTATTTACCATACCATTTGTCTGCGGAGCACGGAATTTAGGAGAAGCTCTCCGCAGGATTGATGAAGGTGCCGCCATGATCCGTACCAAGGGAGAGGCAGGTACCGGTAACGTGGTGGAAGCAGTCCGTCACATGCGGGTGATCCAGGGAACCATCCGGGAACTCGCCAATAAAACCGAAGAGGAACTCTGGAGCGTGGCCAGAACACTGGAAGCGCCCCTGGAACTAGTGAAAGAGACCCAGAAACAGGGAAGGCTACCAGTGGTAAACTTTGCTGCTGGGGGAGTGGCCACTCCTGCTGATTCCGCCCTGATGATGCAACTCGGGGCAGACGGAGTATTTGTGGGTAGTGGAATTTTCAAATCAGAAAATCCCACACTGGTAGCCAACGCCATAGTGGAAGCCACCCACAACTACAAAAACCCAGAAATAATTGCTGAAGTTAGCCGAGATCTGGGAAATGCCATGCCCGGCCTGGAAATAAGCGAAATACCCGAAAATGAGCGTTTGCAGGAAAGGGGATGGTAATTAACCCCCCTTTTAATATTACTTACTTAAAATCACTTAAATATATTAAATAAAGTGATAAACCCCTAAATTATAATACATTAAGGGGGCTAGAACCACTAACCATTTTTTTATATTTAGTTTATGGACCCCTATTATTTTAGTAAGCGATAACTTTTTACGATTATAGGGTGAAGTAAATATTGACATAAGGAAAATTATTTTTTTCATGTCTTCCATGTCTTCGGTCGTGCGAAAATGAAAAAAGGACGTCGATTATATAAAATTGAAGACCTTAAACCAGGAAATCATCTTTGCTGTATTTATGAGACTGATGAAGAACACCAAAGTGTTATAACTCCTTATTTACGATTAGGACTTGAAAATAACGAAAAGGTGTTGTACATTGTCAATGAAAACA encodes:
- a CDS encoding sulfide-dependent adenosine diphosphate thiazole synthase, with translation MEIFSNISEKDVTKAIVSEFAEEFIDYIESDVIIIGAGPSGLIAARRLAQQGVKTLIIESNNYLGGGFWIGGYLMNKLTVREPGERILDEIGVPYKKVQDGLFVADGPHACSKLIASAMDAGAKVINMTKFDDVVIRDGKVAGVVINWTPVSALPRAITCVDPVALESKIVIDATGHDAVVVKSLEERGTVNTAGFQGMWVEKSEDAIVENTKEVYPGLLVTGMAVATTYGSPRMGPTFGGMLLSGERVAEVAIEKLKKDLVTAAGEKGEVKGSK
- a CDS encoding HesA/MoeB/ThiF family protein; this translates as MLTDSEIKRYARQTMIFGEEGQEKLKNSKVFIAGAGGLGSPISIYLAVAGVGNITMVDHDIVELSNLNRQILHGDTDINRKKTESAEETLTNLNSDINVNIITETITDENVLDLVGDSDLIIDAMDNFDTRHTLNKAAFELNIPYFHGAVSGFDGQATTIIPGKTACLNCIFPQSPPKSVFPIIGLTPGLIGVIQATEVVKYITGEGKLLENEILLWDGLKSEVEKVKTNKRPDCEVCGH
- a CDS encoding PLP-dependent aspartate aminotransferase family protein → MRFNTKSIHSGRRPDESTGAISTPICQTSTFVFDGYRKPKEHDYTRTSNPTRNVLEDTIAALEGGNAGFAFSSGMSAVATAIHLLSAGDHVISCDDLYGGSHRLFEQIMTRFGIEFTFIRLNDEEKIQDAVKPNTRMIWVETPSNPLLNITDLEMVSRIARENQLLSVADNTFASPYFLKPINFGMDLVLHSTTKYLNGHSDVIGGAIVTTTDKLAEDVHYLLNGMGTNAAPFDSWLVLRGIKTLPLRMERHASNALAIAEYLEDHPQVKEVYYPGLTDHPGHEIARKQMTGYGGVVSFKLKSDVGTFLHGLELFSLAESLGGADSLVEHAATMSHASMTPEARKKAGITEDLIRLSVGLEDVDDLIEDLDQGFKARSPSTK
- the pdxS gene encoding pyridoxal 5'-phosphate synthase lyase subunit PdxS, producing the protein MLHGTEVLKKGFAKMTKGGVIMDVVNAEQAAIAEDAGAVSVMALEKVPADIRAAGGVARMADPSKVLEIIDAVSIPVMAKARIGHFVEAQVLETLGVDMIDESEVLTPADEKYHINKKLFTIPFVCGARNLGEALRRIDEGAAMIRTKGEAGTGNVVEAVRHMRVIQGTIRELANKTEEELWSVARTLEAPLELVKETQKQGRLPVVNFAAGGVATPADSALMMQLGADGVFVGSGIFKSENPTLVANAIVEATHNYKNPEIIAEVSRDLGNAMPGLEISEIPENERLQERGW
- a CDS encoding MoaD/ThiS family protein, which encodes MKINIKGQETKDLKINSSSVKEVLHELEINSTEVVVKKDGIIIHEDQLLTNEDEITVIKVVFGG
- a CDS encoding MOSC domain-containing protein, with the translated sequence MITDRLTMNNTNKTESGQIVAVCTSPQKQTRKINIQEGVVKENHGLMGDAHSSSLTHRQVSLLAQESIDKMKDLGLDVHPGDFAENITTIGIELVTIPLGSRIQVGNETILEVTQIGKKCHNRCAIYQQAGDCIMPREGIFARAITGGKVKTGDKIRIL
- the thiI gene encoding tRNA uracil 4-sulfurtransferase ThiI, encoding MLEKLIIVRYGEIGVKSPKVRGRFERRLIENIKTVIGDKIEIKQGRIFIYPQDLNKTLESLQKIVGIVSFSPAVVTHTDHDSIKELIEAYITELVTDGSFSSKDSFAVRCRRVGNHDFTSQEMAAYAGSVVHGITESKVNLSNPDFKLFVEVRGDKTYVYHEKIQGLGGLPLGTQGKVIALVSGGIDSPVATFLMMKRGCSVTMVNFNNHPFTSGSSEKILKMHKKLKEYSVGSKLKLYQVDYGEYLQKCKEEAPERMTCVLCKSGMYQIAEKIARKEGALAIVDGSSLGQVASQTLPNILATRYSTSMPVLSPLIGLDKVEIENIGKKIGTFDISILPDGGCSAAPKHPETNAVLPLVLETLEKIDAENEFDKAIDGIKLLKK